The following are encoded in a window of Pyrenophora tritici-repentis strain M4 chromosome 6, whole genome shotgun sequence genomic DNA:
- a CDS encoding 2OG-FeII-Oxy-3 domain containing protein: MASTSTHKLPHGFLEDPAPDLTKTKIDFNKQGLPEYQNAWAVVLDGVLTEKECKTLLEAAEATTDGKWERALVNIGGGMQAMYEDTRKCGRIIWDNKELMTRLWARIETSVPEIHRLQNWAEVTGYGPVKRKETWKVTRLNERGRYLKYIGGEYFKPHCDGAYETPDRTERSYFTLHLYLNGAVEKSGVRQLEGGATTFFSGNLVQRIDVEPKAGRVLLFQHRNLIHSGDDVVSGTKYTLRTDIMYTVEGRGEGA, from the exons ATGGCATCAACCTCGACACATAAACTACCCCATGGGTTCCTCGAGGACCCAGCGCCTGACCTAACCAAAACCAAAATTGACTTCAACAAACAAGGCCTCCCGGAATACCAGAATGCATGGGCAGTCGTACTAGACGGTGTACTCACAGAGAAGGAATGCAAAACATTGCTTGAAGCGGCCGAGGCAACCACAGATGGCAAATGGGAAAGAGCATTGGTCAACATCGGTGGGGGTATGCAAGCCATGTATGAGGACACAAGAAAGTGCGGCCGCATCATCTGGGACAACAAGGAACTCATGACGAGGCTTTGGGCCAGAATAGAGACATCAGTACCAGAGATCCATCGTCTCCAAAACTGGGCCGAAGTTACCGGATACGGTCCCGTGAAGCGTAAAGAAACGTGGAAAGTGACGAGGCTGAACGAGCGCGGACGATATCTCAAATACATTGGCGGCGAGTACTTCAAAC CCCACTGTGATGGTGCCTACGAAACACCCGATAGAACCGAGCGGTCATACTTTACCCTGCATCTGTATCTAAACGGCGCTGTGGAAAAGAGTGGGGTGCGGCAGCTAGAAGGCGGCGCCACAACTTTCTTCAGCGGCAATTTGGTCCAGCGTATAGATGTCGAACCAAAGGCCGGACGCGTCCTGCTATTCCAGCATCGCAATCTCATCCACTCCGGCGACGATGTGGTAAGCGGAACAAAGTATACGCTGCGGACGGATATCATGTATACGGTCGAAGGACGCGGCGAAGGGGCCTAG
- a CDS encoding RGS domain protein (Rax1), with protein sequence MSHPQAQDDQNVNTGPIVGRFPNLFEVLGRRTVAPLDLFSFYIYMRDQQRSVDYLDFWLDVSQHLHLCRLYVRRLHRSMIEETPDMEKNSKRSSYILDNAGEGPSNEKGDNMSDQRLSAFLRSDRGSRHHSPQNSQGSNQSRELPQPGLNLHETPGDSTGQNSSTDNTSPNRDDLRASAEKILYTYLLPGSEREIIIPQSILADVQEAIEGPEQRADPELFDHAKDYVFQAMERDAFPGFLQTKGLGNLVPQSMFARLIIGLISFTAGCWAAMVLIFLDKSRSTRCWIILPFGIAIYLMLTYQYMLDPLIALAGYSEYTFFDFNRIREPFVKKSLNRRSCTVLIVFLIVTTAWCCLFIFVPGKRL encoded by the exons ATGTCGCACCCGCAAGCTCAAGATGATCAAAACGTAAATACCGGACCTATCGTTGGCCGCTTTCCCAACCTATTTGAAGTGCTGGGCCGGAGAACGGTCGCACCCCTAGATCTTTTCTCCTTCTACATCTACATGCGAGACCAGCAACGATCGGTAGACTACTTGGACTTTTG GCTCGATGTATCGCAACACCTCCACCTATGCCGGCTGTATGTGCGTAGGCTGCACAGGAGCATGATCGAGGAGACACCGGACATGGAGAAGAATAGCAAGCGGTCGTCCTACATCTTGGACAACGCTGGGGAGGGACCTTCTAATGAGAAAGGCGACAACATGTCTGATCAGCGCTTGTCCGCCTTCCTGCGCTCCGATCGCGGAAGCCGCCACCATTCACCACAGAACAGCCAAGGTAGTAATCAGAGTCGCGAGCTTCCACAGCCAGGCCTGAACTTACACGAGACACCAGGTGACTCGACAGGGCAGAACTCGTCTACTGACAACACCTCACCTAATCGGGATGACTTGCGCGCATCAGCTGAGAAGATCCTCTACACATACCTGCTGCCCGGATCCGAGCGAGAGATCATTATTCCCCAGAGTATCCTCGCAGACGTTCAGGAAGCCATAGAAGGACCCGAACAGCGTGCAGACCCGGAACTCTTTGATCATGCCAAAGACTACGTCTTTCAGGCCATGGAGCGTGACGCATTCCCAGGTTTCCTTCAGACCAAAGGGCTCGGCAACCTAGTTCCCCAGAGCATGTTTGCGCGACTCATTATAGGCTTGATCAGCTTCACCGCTGGCTGTTGGGCAGCCATGGTTCTCATCTTCCTGGACAAGTCAAGGTCTACACGGTGCTGG ATTATCCTTCCCTTTGGTATTGCCATATACCTCATGTTAACATACCAGTACATGCTCGATCCCCTCATCGCCCTGGCCGGTTACAGCGAGTACACATTCTTCGACTTCAACCGAATTAGGGAACCGTTTGTCAAGAAGTCGCTCAACAGGCGCTCATGCACCGTACTGATCGTCTTCTTGATTGTCACGACAGCTTGGTGCTGTCTCTTCATCTTCGTCCCCGGCAAGCGTCTGTAA
- a CDS encoding Add, Adenosine deaminase — MTDVENALSVAERGALRHTLAATTDAYISSIPKVELHIHIEGIISASLKWEFSQRNNLLITNPRTGHPFSSLAELEDSHDTLKPRKGNRMDNTEETLSFFEAYYGGFEVLKTQLDYYDLAMAYYERAAEIKVRYAEIFFDPQGHTRCGTGWDVMMEGFREAQRRAREELGVESAWIMCFLRDESPESAMEHYNAALEYRDMIVGIGLDSNEVDRPPSLFDDIFVRARKDGFRITAHCDVGKSYPLEHIHQVASSIAGTGADRIDHGLNAASDSNLMTLIKEKGLGMTICPWSYIRHQPMDEVFQRIRALFYAGIMISIASDDPTFMEDTWVLENLLVVKRYCGFTNLEIQRLAENAIKMCWASEDAKRQMLLELYSIDPGT, encoded by the exons ATGACAGACGTAGAGAACGCACTTTCCGTAGCAGAACGCGGAGCCCTCCGCCACACCCTAGCAGCCACAACCGACGCCTACATCTCCTCCATCCCCAAAGTCGAACTCCACATCCACATCGAAGGCATCATAAGCGCGTCCCTAAAATGGGAATTTTCCCAAAGAAACAACCTCCTAATCACCAACCCACGAACCGGCCACCCCTTCTCCTCCCTCGCTGAACTAGAAGACTCCCACGATACCTTGAAGCCCCGCAAGGGAAATCGCATGGACAATACCGAAGAGACTTTGTCGTTTTTTGAGGCTTATTACGGGGGCTTTGAGGTGCTGAAAACGCAGCTGGATTATTACGATTTGGCCATGGCGTATTATGAACGCGCGGCGGAGATAAAGGTGAGGTATGCGGAGATTTTCTTTGATCCGCAGGGGCATACGAGATGTGGGACGGGGTGGGATGTGATGATGGAGGGGTTTCGGGAGGCGCAGAGGAGAGCTAGGGAGGAGCTTGGT GTGGAATCTGCGTGGATCATGTGCTTTCTCCGGGATGAATCACCAGAGTCTGCGATGGAGCATTATAATGCGGCACTGGAATACCGCGATATGATAGTGGGGATTGGTCTTGACTCGAACGAAGTCGATAGACCACCGTCGTTGTTTGATGACATCTTTGTTCGAGCGAGGAAGGATGGCTTTCGGATTACAGCGCATTGTGACGTTGGCAAGTCGTATCCTCTCGAACATATCCATCAGGTGGCATCGAGTATCGCAGGCACAGGTGCTGACAGGATCGACCATGGACTAAATGCTGCTAGCGACTCAAATCTCATGACCTTGATCAAGGAGAAGGGTCTCGGAATGACTATCTGCCCTTGGTCGTATATTCGCCACCAACCGATGGACGAGGTGTTCCAACGCATTAGAGCGCTCTTTTACGCTGGTATCATGATTTCCATTGCGAGCGACGACCCGACGTTTATGGAGGATACGTGGGTGCTGGAGAACTTGCTGGTGGTGAAGAGGTACTGCGGCTTTACGAATTTGGAGATACAGAGGTTGGCTGAGAACGCGATAAAGATGTGCTGGGCTTCTGAAGACGCGAAAAGGCAAATGTTGCTGGAGCTGTATAGTATTGATCCAGGGACTTAG
- a CDS encoding Ubiquitin-protein ligase — protein MAVSTNGRGNGANANVAQRLQKELMDIMTKPTPGITAFPDDENMTLWTATIDGPADTPYANLVFKLSMEFANNYPYSPPTVLYKTPIYHPNVDFSGRICLDILKDKWSAIYNITTVLLSLQSLLGEPNNSSPLNGQAAELWDKDPAEYKRLVLARHKAPEELDA, from the exons ATGGCAGTTTCGACAAATGGACGAGGAAATGGTGCAAATGCGAATGTCGCACAGCG ACTTCAAAAGGAGCTCATGGACATCATGACCAAGCCCACACCTGGTATAACCGCCTTCCCCGACGATGAGAACATGACGCTGTGGACTGCGACCATCGACGGCCCGGCCGACACACCCTACGCCAACCTCGTCTTCAAGCTGTCTATGGAGTTTGCCAACAACTACCCCTACAGCCCACCAACCGTACTCTACAAGACGCCGATATACCATCCCAATGTCGACTTCTCGGGCCGCATCTGTCTAGACATTCTAAAAGACAAGTGGAGTGCAATCTACAACATCACGACCGTGTTGCTGAGTCTGCAAAGTCTACTAGGAGAGCCGAATAA CTCGAGTCCTCTCAACGGCCAGGCTGCTGAACTGTGGGACAAGGACCCCGCAGAATATAAGCGCCTCGTTCTCGCTCGACACAAGGCACCAGAGGAGTTGGACGCCTGA
- a CDS encoding Tymo-45kd-70kd multi-domain protein, with amino-acid sequence MATTMLPAGGIALVGAPDRDLGLNDAKPTPMQAMQVDITQDIVDALLESIKSEKPPQIIFGRTPQLKYGDKTHMLQSSTELHRYELYKSSGTGTDDETLEFAGLINHSLVVHKAEDVTAGVDSALEQLRSNMAAISEFKEANKTIVGDATPGRTPAHRRFPSTGFKASHLAPSSPMGKRPPTSQPTNSHDNIVTALRVPIIHLLAREPATEASLAATCRTSLAVIRDVLPKIAKRSTSDADKWQLTDKSFREVNPYKFPYKSSEERQQAIDGAVKSFDRQRLSKDDKLWQILLPREERGQGKCLSRSTVKAPEAKPKASTPMQKISDLTKKKPAAKKAADKAIVEKKPRVAKVAEAKPKSSMKEKYLAREQPVVKEVKEEPTIAAAPVTSTSSSSTARPTAPSHRNTPSTDVSKPRTNTTTPRVKPKMSGRDAQRERPANRPFKPTMPVNTKPKNPSPLSASPPVNASDFEDSHPVHKALAAAPSPAKSSGNSDRILKRKANDIDSDIHNHSLAVKKPTADRATPNRTPSHTNGRLNGSTPSSTSSLKRKSDDSSSSNTPTTAPKVRKVTKIDTGLASRYHHNNPRASPGASSSSTTSPSMPSLSFRQTVELSQKFQRYYKKYEELYWQLTEAEKPPTEAQRNDLLKMHKKLEEMKREIKAGAGMHHR; translated from the exons ATGGCTACCACTATGCTGCCTGCAGGGGGCATTGCCCTTGTTGGCGCCCCGGACCGCGACCTCGGACTTAACGACGCCAAACCAACGCCGATGCAGGCCATGCAGGTGGACATAACTCAGGACATTGTTGATGCCCTCCTCGAAAGCATCAAGAGCGAGAAACCGCCCCAGATCATCTTTGGGCGGACTCCT CAACTCAAGTACGGCGACAAGACGCACATGCTGCAGAGCAGCACCGAACTCCATCGCTATGAACTATACAAGTCCAGCGGGACTGGGACCGACGACGAGACACTCGAGTTTGCCGGCTTGATCAACCACAGTCTGGTGGTACACAAGGCCGAAGATGTGACGGCGGGCGTTGACTCGGCGCTGGAGCAGCTCAGGAGTAACATGGCTGCGATCTCAGAGTTCAAGGAAGCCAACAA GACCATTGTCGGTGATGCCACGCCAGGTCGCACTCCAGCCCATCGCCGCTTCCCTTCGACGGGCTTCAAGGCTTCGCACCTCGCCCCTTCCTCGCCCATGGGCAAGCGTCCACCTACCTCGCAGCCCACAAACAGCCACGACAACATTGTCACGGCTCTTCGCGTTCCCATAATCCACCTCCTTGCACGTGAACCCGCGACAGAAGCCTCTCTTGCCGCCACCTGCCGCACCTCGCTGGCTGTCATCAGAGATGTCTTGCCAAAGATTGCCAAACGCTCCACCTCGGACGCGGATAAGTGGCAGCTGACTGACAAGTCTTTCCGTGAAGTGAATCCTTACAAGTTTCCATACAAGAGCTCGGAAGAACGTCAACAGGCAATCGATGGCGCAGTCAAGTCGTTTGACCGCCAACGACTGTCAAAGGATGACAAGCTTTGGCAGATTCTCCTACCACGTGAAGAGCGTGGCCAGGGCAAATGCTTGTCGCGGTCGACGGTCAAGGCACCCGAGGCGAAGCCCAAGGCAAGCACCCCAATGCAGAAGATCTCCGACCtcaccaagaagaagccgGCCGCCAAGAAGGCCGCCGACAAAGCTATTGTCGAGAAGAAGCCTAGAGTCGCAAAGGTTGCCGAGGCCAAGCCCAAGTCGAGCATGAAGGAAAAGTACCTGGCACGTGAGCAGCCGGTTGTGAAAGAGGTGAAGGAGGAGCCCACAATAGCTGCGGCCCCAGTCACGTCCAcctcttcaagctcaactGCTCGACCGACCGCACCTTCTCACCGCAACACACCTTCTACCGACGTTTCCAAACCCCGTACCAATACCACCACTCCACGTGTAAAGCCCAAGATGTCCGGCCGAGACGCGCAGCGAGAACGACCCGCGAACAGGCCATTCAAGCCCACGATGCCCGTCAACACCAAGCCCAAGAACCCCTCACCTCTGTCTGCCTCGCCGCCCGTCAACGCCAGTGACTTTGAAGACTCGCACCCAGTCCACAAAGCTCTCGCCGCTGCTCCGTCGCCTGCCAAGTCCTCTGGCAACTCGGACCGCATTCTCAAGCGCAAGGCAAATGACATTGACAGCGACATCCACAACCACAGTCTGGCCGTCAAGAAGCCGACCGCCGACCGCGCCACTCCCAACCGCACCCCCTCACACACCAATGGCAGGCTCAACGGCTCCACGCCCTCCAGCACTAGCTCACTGAAGCGCAAGTCCGACGATTCGTCTTCCTCCAACACCCCCACCACTGCACCCAAGGTTCGCAAGGTCACCAAGATTGACACCGGTCTCGCCTCTCGCTACCACCACAACAACCCCCGCGCATCTCCAGGCGCCTCCTCATCTTCGACCACGTCTCCATCCATGCCGAGTCTGAGCTTCCGACAGACGGTTGAGCTATCTCAGAAGTTCCAGCGCTACTACAAGAAGTACGAGGAGCTCTACTGGCAGCTGACCGAGGCGGAGAAGCCCCCGACTGAAGCACAGAGGAACGATCTGCTCAAGATGCATAAGAAGCTGGAGGAGATGAAGAGGGAGATCAAGGCTGGTGCTGGCATGCACCACCGATGA